A section of the Longibacter salinarum genome encodes:
- a CDS encoding GTP-binding protein, with product MSDLKIVVTGPFHAGKTTFVRSLAREQTVSTEEATTLSVAKEHTTVGLDFGCTRVGRHSVKLFGTPGQKRFAYMWDVLSTGADGIILLIPADRHDALVQSLTITKHLGKKEKRPLAVGITRMDLADNDPFDRISRTLGKMTLSIDHIDARDVDQCMSLVRALAHHIDP from the coding sequence ATGTCCGACCTCAAGATTGTGGTCACGGGCCCGTTTCACGCAGGCAAAACGACGTTTGTGCGCTCATTAGCCCGTGAACAGACCGTATCCACCGAAGAAGCAACCACCCTGTCGGTCGCCAAAGAGCACACGACCGTGGGTCTCGACTTCGGATGCACACGTGTCGGACGCCACTCGGTCAAGCTGTTCGGCACGCCCGGTCAGAAACGGTTTGCGTACATGTGGGACGTGCTCTCGACCGGTGCTGACGGGATCATTCTCCTGATTCCTGCCGATCGACACGACGCGCTCGTCCAATCTTTAACCATCACGAAGCACCTCGGAAAAAAGGAGAAACGACCGCTTGCGGTCGGCATCACGCGGATGGATTTGGCCGACAACGATCCCTTCGATCGCATCTCGCGCACGCTCGGGAAGATGACGCTTTCGATCGACCACATAGACGCGCGAGATGTCGATCAGTGTATGTCGCTGGTCCGTGCACTGGCCCACCATATCGATCCATAA
- a CDS encoding protoglobin domain-containing protein, translated as MENYQERKSWSVKQKNIHAELADLMNLSDTDKELLSNLQSEAEEQTNALTDDFYERLLAHENTKEYLEGEDMDDRHAMIADWFVDLFSGSYDEEYVAHRLNIGHIHVRIGLPVRYPLSMIDVISRHGENVVAKSSDPEQAKRAFQKALSLDIAVFNQAYEDRQLKHLADLVGGERLARRLLTGGAGG; from the coding sequence ATGGAAAACTACCAAGAACGAAAAAGCTGGTCGGTAAAACAGAAAAACATCCATGCCGAGCTGGCCGACCTGATGAATCTGAGCGACACAGACAAAGAGCTTCTGTCTAACCTCCAGAGCGAGGCGGAAGAGCAGACCAATGCACTCACCGACGATTTTTACGAACGCCTTCTTGCCCACGAAAACACGAAAGAGTATCTTGAGGGCGAGGATATGGACGACCGGCACGCGATGATCGCCGATTGGTTCGTCGACCTGTTTAGCGGGAGCTATGACGAAGAGTACGTCGCCCACCGACTCAACATCGGCCACATTCACGTTCGAATTGGCCTTCCCGTCCGCTACCCACTCTCGATGATCGACGTGATTTCGAGGCACGGCGAGAACGTCGTCGCCAAGAGCAGCGATCCGGAACAGGCAAAACGTGCGTTCCAGAAGGCATTGTCTCTCGATATAGCCGTCTTCAATCAGGCCTATGAAGACCGCCAACTCAAACATCTTGCCGACCTCGTTGGTGGCGAGCGGCTGGCCCGTCGGCTTCTAACCGGTGGGGCAGGCGGGTGA
- a CDS encoding tetratricopeptide repeat protein: protein MSFNKILWTIDNELDPRSFERLATELLYRNGYREIEPIEPQDGGRDAEEYPRRGRGRHGNVCFFQFSLRNDWKTKLREDAERLNERDYEFETLVFVTSQEARGIDRDQLTDELCEKYGWDLVVFSREWLRLQLEEAHPDLAQKYLSVEVSGRTPELLFNIGTDEDLEEELSTALELLESEEPERAASRLKQFVGQHPESSQGWYFRAVAQYQLHRYDEAIASLNRASRLGHDREMLRLSRACTLTEKGIAENNREAIEEGCKLFRKVIEEKSDPTWADFYNLGNALSALGKAEEAVEAYEEAREKSERSSLLKNLGSAYHQVGDHEAEMECFNRALELEPTKPEALVSKGISLLIDFDKPDQAATFLERGVNHNPDWITHNPLTWYWLGLSNYRAERFQNSLEWINRGLTHQPGHEGLTHLKSEVLAQLTETNAEITSDARQFWERRLERDPRFYDARVRLIRLENEEENVERAWDLIDECLKLAGIEEVSFRASGFSIDQCTRALWFFPQYTQFRRSVPIAKYWNEDHALYHLGYPAPREERVLQALRTFLAVPFGLGMEFSVDENTENLDVLVSLQQKIYALVEEAVSAASRPFAHYFTSDLSNEETSGRLTEIILFMALLALREASAEYGWIGGRLSVLKEKLNEATTYCNPEDHHNSTITSVLKAINDELGLFPDEG from the coding sequence ATGTCATTTAACAAGATACTTTGGACTATAGACAATGAGCTTGATCCCCGGTCCTTCGAACGGCTAGCCACCGAGCTACTGTACAGAAACGGTTACAGGGAGATAGAGCCGATTGAACCCCAAGATGGAGGTAGAGATGCGGAGGAATATCCGCGACGGGGAAGAGGACGACATGGCAACGTCTGCTTTTTTCAATTTAGCCTCCGAAACGATTGGAAGACAAAACTGCGGGAAGACGCGGAACGACTGAATGAGCGTGATTATGAGTTCGAAACTTTGGTTTTCGTAACGTCTCAGGAAGCCCGTGGAATCGACAGAGATCAGTTGACGGACGAGCTTTGCGAGAAGTATGGGTGGGACCTCGTTGTATTCTCCAGGGAATGGCTGCGCCTTCAACTGGAAGAGGCACACCCTGATCTTGCTCAGAAGTATCTTTCCGTAGAGGTGTCGGGACGCACTCCGGAGCTTCTCTTCAACATAGGAACTGATGAAGATCTGGAAGAAGAGCTTTCAACGGCACTTGAGCTACTAGAGTCAGAGGAGCCGGAGCGTGCAGCAAGTCGGTTGAAGCAATTTGTTGGACAGCATCCTGAATCTAGTCAGGGTTGGTACTTTCGCGCGGTCGCTCAGTACCAACTTCACCGATATGATGAAGCAATCGCGAGTCTCAACCGGGCCTCCCGGCTAGGACATGATAGGGAAATGCTCCGTTTGAGTCGAGCGTGTACCCTTACGGAAAAAGGAATCGCAGAAAACAATAGGGAGGCTATTGAGGAGGGCTGCAAACTGTTCCGAAAGGTTATCGAGGAAAAGTCCGATCCGACCTGGGCCGACTTCTATAATCTAGGAAATGCTCTCAGTGCCTTGGGCAAGGCCGAAGAAGCTGTTGAGGCATATGAGGAGGCCCGTGAGAAATCCGAGCGTTCATCGCTCCTAAAAAACTTAGGAAGTGCGTACCACCAGGTCGGAGATCACGAAGCGGAGATGGAGTGCTTCAACCGCGCACTTGAATTGGAGCCAACAAAGCCAGAGGCATTAGTTAGCAAGGGTATCAGTCTTCTTATCGATTTTGACAAACCCGATCAAGCAGCGACATTTCTTGAGCGGGGTGTAAATCATAATCCAGACTGGATTACGCATAATCCATTAACTTGGTATTGGCTTGGCCTATCAAACTATCGGGCTGAGAGATTTCAAAACTCTCTGGAATGGATTAACAGAGGGCTAACTCATCAACCCGGACACGAAGGATTAACACACCTGAAGTCCGAGGTGCTGGCACAGCTCACTGAAACAAATGCGGAAATTACAAGCGATGCTCGCCAGTTCTGGGAGAGGCGCCTCGAAAGAGATCCAAGGTTTTATGACGCCCGCGTTAGGCTGATACGTCTCGAGAACGAGGAAGAAAACGTCGAGAGGGCTTGGGATCTGATAGATGAGTGTCTAAAGCTTGCCGGAATAGAAGAGGTATCCTTCCGAGCCTCAGGATTTTCAATTGATCAATGCACTCGTGCCCTTTGGTTTTTTCCTCAGTATACCCAGTTCAGGCGAAGCGTGCCGATAGCAAAATACTGGAATGAAGACCATGCTCTCTATCACCTTGGCTATCCTGCACCAAGAGAAGAACGGGTACTTCAGGCCCTCAGAACCTTTCTTGCCGTTCCTTTCGGACTCGGGATGGAATTTTCGGTTGACGAGAATACAGAGAACCTTGATGTCCTCGTCTCACTGCAGCAAAAAATCTACGCTCTAGTCGAGGAAGCCGTAAGTGCCGCCAGCCGACCATTTGCCCATTACTTTACCAGTGACCTCTCCAACGAGGAGACATCAGGGAGGCTCACAGAGATTATCCTGTTTATGGCGCTGCTTGCACTACGGGAGGCAAGTGCTGAATATGGATGGATCGGAGGCCGATTGTCTGTCTTGAAGGAGAAGCTGAATGAGGCAACTACCTACTGTAACCCGGAGGATCACCACAATAGTACGATCACCTCCGTATTGAAAGCAATCAACGATGAATTGGGGCTTTTTCCTGATGAGGGATAG
- a CDS encoding tyrosine-type recombinase/integrase, producing the protein MSVATQTRLQSIRKIDNRYFAYFYNPQKDPARKSFPLGTTRKRVAEKKARKLEEEVASGELDPWNPNRTTGTDNPTVEQAVSLFMETRQRLRPATIKAYRSAMNTLLLVLPVGLKLSHVTADQVDSVVQDGDVRESTRAYRYRHLRTFFNWAEEEGHIEYNPINDVLKPRPGKRVPEFLTETQVDAILEEIQRDYEAKREKGEVQEGQIVWLKDVVEIAVHTGLRAGEIVHLRWHDVDLETGYITVRNVDASGAEDGFRTKSGHERSVPVVGRAERVLERLEANHEGTGDAYVFHGYRGDKLNATYMSKQFKNYVREAGLSDRFRFHSLRHTFASWMVQRKASIAVVSKVLGHSSTEVTQKYAHLIPSASKNVMEEVFGDK; encoded by the coding sequence ATGAGCGTAGCCACGCAGACCCGTTTACAGTCCATACGGAAGATCGACAACCGGTACTTCGCCTACTTCTACAATCCGCAGAAGGACCCGGCCCGGAAGTCCTTTCCCCTGGGTACGACGCGGAAGAGGGTGGCAGAGAAGAAGGCACGCAAGCTCGAGGAGGAGGTGGCCTCGGGTGAGCTTGATCCATGGAATCCAAACCGCACAACAGGAACGGACAATCCGACCGTCGAGCAGGCGGTCAGCCTGTTCATGGAGACGCGCCAGAGGCTCCGGCCCGCGACGATCAAGGCGTATCGGTCGGCGATGAATACGCTTCTCCTGGTTCTCCCGGTCGGGTTAAAACTGAGCCACGTCACGGCCGACCAGGTAGACAGCGTCGTGCAGGATGGCGACGTACGGGAGAGTACGAGAGCCTATCGCTACCGGCACCTCCGTACCTTCTTCAACTGGGCAGAAGAAGAGGGGCACATCGAGTACAACCCGATCAACGACGTCCTCAAGCCGAGGCCCGGAAAGCGAGTCCCGGAGTTTCTGACGGAGACACAGGTCGACGCCATTCTTGAGGAAATCCAGCGAGACTACGAGGCAAAGCGCGAGAAGGGGGAAGTCCAGGAAGGTCAGATCGTCTGGCTGAAAGACGTGGTAGAAATCGCCGTGCACACCGGACTCCGTGCCGGCGAAATCGTTCACCTACGTTGGCACGACGTGGATCTGGAGACGGGATACATCACCGTCCGAAACGTGGATGCCTCTGGTGCTGAGGATGGCTTCAGAACGAAGAGCGGCCACGAGCGCAGCGTTCCGGTGGTCGGCCGAGCAGAGCGCGTTCTCGAGCGTCTGGAGGCGAATCATGAAGGGACAGGCGACGCATACGTCTTCCACGGCTACCGGGGAGACAAACTCAATGCGACCTACATGTCCAAGCAGTTCAAAAACTACGTCCGGGAGGCTGGGCTCTCTGACCGCTTTCGCTTTCACTCCTTACGCCACACGTTTGCTTCATGGATGGTGCAGCGTAAAGCCTCCATAGCTGTGGTAAGCAAAGTCCTCGGTCACAGCTCGACGGAGGTCACGCAGAAGTACGCTCATCTGATACCGAGCGCGTCGAAGAACGTGATGGAGGAGGTGTTTGGGGACAAGTAG